A region from the Sandaracinus amylolyticus genome encodes:
- a CDS encoding NYN domain-containing protein, with protein sequence MTDRFDDAPNMAIFCDFENVAIGVRDAKYDEFDIDLVLERLLDKGKIVVKKAYADWDRYKSAKRAMHEASFEMIEIPHVSYSGKNSADIRLVVDALDLCYVKQHVDVFVIVSGDSDFSPLVSKLRENNKRVIGLGVKNSSSDLLIENCDEFIYYDDLVRARRDAKAKHKAARPAKPAQQAPAPRVSAPPAQPAATPSATTPASSTTTSDHGEKTPEQRQLEAMEMVLEIVEALFQDREGALWGSMVKQTMKRKRPNFSERFHGYRTFNDLLEDAVRRGLLDAHFDEKSGGYLITAFGPNA encoded by the coding sequence GTGACCGACCGCTTCGACGATGCGCCGAACATGGCGATCTTCTGCGATTTCGAGAACGTCGCGATCGGCGTTCGCGACGCCAAGTACGACGAGTTCGACATCGACCTCGTGCTCGAGCGCCTTCTCGACAAGGGCAAGATCGTCGTCAAGAAGGCCTACGCGGACTGGGATCGATACAAGTCCGCGAAGCGCGCCATGCACGAGGCGTCCTTCGAGATGATCGAGATCCCGCACGTCTCGTACTCGGGGAAGAACTCGGCCGACATCCGGCTCGTCGTGGACGCGCTCGACCTCTGTTACGTCAAGCAGCACGTCGACGTGTTCGTGATCGTGTCGGGCGACAGCGACTTCTCGCCGCTCGTCAGCAAGCTCCGCGAGAACAACAAGCGCGTGATCGGGCTCGGCGTGAAGAACTCGTCGAGCGATCTGCTGATCGAGAACTGCGACGAGTTCATCTACTACGACGATCTCGTGCGCGCGCGGCGCGACGCGAAGGCGAAGCACAAGGCCGCGCGCCCCGCGAAGCCCGCGCAGCAGGCACCGGCACCGCGCGTGTCGGCGCCGCCTGCCCAGCCCGCCGCCACACCGAGCGCGACGACGCCGGCGTCGAGCACGACGACGTCGGATCACGGCGAGAAGACGCCGGAGCAGCGGCAGCTCGAGGCGATGGAGATGGTCCTCGAGATCGTCGAGGCGCTCTTCCAGGACCGCGAGGGCGCGCTCTGGGGCTCGATGGTGAAGCAGACGATGAAGCGGAAGCGCCCGAATTTCTCCGAGCGCTTCCACGGGTACCGCACGTTCAACGATCTGCTCGAGGACGCGGTGCGCCGCGGGCTCCTCGACGCGCACTTCGACGAGAAGTCCGGCGGCTACCTGATCACCGCGTTCGGCCCGAACGCGTGA
- a CDS encoding DUF1552 domain-containing protein, giving the protein MRINRRKFLIGAAGVTVALPALESWLGPSLGGSRARAGGEDRARFAVFVRAGNGVAQQWNDEPEQFWPRATGALTTAAMREQNADRATTELADYAPRLNLLKGIQRPFSTPTCGHSDSIVQCLTAAQINAGAGNAAQARGESADWRIARAMNPSGREPLTLMAGPGSAYIAEGLSWSAAGVRTSAERSPLNAYMRMMGLSSAPPEIQVRIAERRMSVNDLVRDQMQSLLGRTDISARDRRRLQQHFDAIRDTEIRMSCDLDESLVDAISAIDNPQANDVRPDVVRRHMDLVAFAFSCDINRAATIQVGEGNDQTQYEIGGSRLPRFHWISHRIYSDGSDGEAIPNAVTLHHQVDRLHLQMFKYLLDRLDSYPSAYGGTLLDDSVAVWLNDLGNGPPHSGDKVPWLLAGSAGGFLRTGQYLDVGRVTINRVLNTIISAVGVRKDDGSLVDDFGDSSLTGGLIDQIVAT; this is encoded by the coding sequence ATGCGCATCAATCGCAGAAAGTTCCTGATCGGCGCGGCGGGCGTGACCGTCGCGCTCCCCGCGCTCGAGTCGTGGCTCGGCCCTTCGCTCGGCGGCAGCCGCGCGAGGGCGGGCGGTGAGGACCGCGCGCGCTTCGCGGTGTTCGTGCGCGCCGGCAACGGCGTCGCGCAGCAGTGGAACGACGAGCCCGAGCAGTTCTGGCCGCGCGCGACCGGCGCGCTCACGACGGCGGCGATGCGCGAGCAGAACGCGGATCGCGCGACGACGGAGCTCGCCGACTACGCGCCGCGCCTCAACCTCCTGAAGGGCATCCAGCGCCCGTTCAGCACGCCGACCTGCGGCCACTCCGACTCGATCGTGCAGTGCCTCACGGCCGCGCAGATCAACGCGGGCGCGGGCAACGCGGCGCAGGCACGCGGCGAGTCGGCGGACTGGCGCATCGCGCGGGCGATGAACCCGAGCGGTCGCGAGCCGCTGACGCTGATGGCCGGCCCGGGCTCGGCGTACATCGCGGAAGGCCTCTCGTGGAGCGCCGCGGGCGTGCGCACGTCCGCCGAGCGCTCGCCGCTCAACGCGTACATGCGCATGATGGGCCTCTCGTCGGCGCCGCCGGAGATCCAGGTGCGCATCGCCGAGCGCCGCATGAGCGTCAACGACCTCGTGCGCGACCAGATGCAGTCGCTGCTCGGGCGCACCGACATCAGCGCGCGTGATCGCCGCCGCCTGCAGCAGCACTTCGACGCCATCCGCGACACCGAGATCCGCATGAGCTGCGATCTCGACGAGTCGCTCGTCGACGCGATCAGCGCGATCGACAACCCGCAGGCGAACGACGTGCGACCCGACGTCGTGCGCCGGCACATGGACCTCGTCGCGTTCGCGTTCAGCTGCGACATCAACCGCGCCGCGACGATCCAGGTCGGCGAGGGCAACGATCAGACGCAGTACGAGATCGGCGGATCGCGCCTGCCGCGCTTCCACTGGATCTCGCACCGCATCTACTCGGACGGGTCGGACGGCGAGGCGATCCCGAACGCGGTCACGCTCCACCACCAGGTCGACCGCCTGCACCTGCAGATGTTCAAGTACCTGCTCGACCGGCTCGACTCGTATCCGTCGGCGTACGGCGGCACGCTGCTCGACGACTCGGTCGCGGTGTGGCTGAACGATCTCGGCAACGGCCCGCCGCACAGCGGCGACAAGGTGCCGTGGCTGCTCGCGGGGAGCGCGGGCGGCTTCCTCCGGACCGGCCAGTACCTCGACGTGGGCCGCGTCACGATCAACCGCGTGCTGAACACGATCATCAGCGCGGTCGGCGTGCGGAAGGACGACGGCTCGCTGGTCGACGACTTCGGCGACTCGAGCCTGACCGGCGGCCTGATCGATCAGATCGTCGCGACGTGA
- a CDS encoding DUF1592 domain-containing protein, which yields MNAPARRTLSPSPLLAALALPVVLTGCQGELFDGPAGPGGRDNPICRQAEGCAPAEELPSPSSRFPRLSHHQYENTVRDLLRLDSTNGITDAYLGDATSTTFDNNGNELYVGEALWGDYQRGAEALAQQVTTDATALARIVPEGAGTDPRAFVEGFGLRAHRRPLTSGEVDAYVALFARGATAYPEMDTFAGGVRVVLEAMLQSPHFLYRVELSTERAGDVVPLSSWEIASRLSYALWDTMPDDALFEAARGDSLRGEEGIRAQAARMLADENATDTVAAFHYQLLDMPKYEDVSRSTMLFPEFTESMRASMVNETQSFVRHVIFEENAGFSRLMTAPYTFVDAELATVYGLDGTYDDTMERVDLDPGQRGGLLTQIGFLASHSSSTDPDAIHRGVFVNHRILCAPLPPPPMMVPPLPADESGALTMRERIDAHTGPGTCGAGCHGTMINPIGFAFEHYDALGRWREEDRGQPVDASAEYAFDGTIVDYEDAVALSGVIAEQPMAHRCYVRHWLEYTYGRPPSARDAAVLARVGDASIDDDLSVQEILIELVASQGFRTRSTTELED from the coding sequence ATGAACGCGCCTGCGCGACGCACGCTCTCACCATCGCCGCTGCTCGCCGCGCTCGCCCTACCTGTCGTCCTCACGGGCTGTCAGGGCGAGCTCTTCGACGGCCCGGCCGGCCCCGGTGGACGCGACAACCCGATCTGTCGACAGGCGGAGGGCTGCGCTCCGGCGGAAGAGCTGCCGTCTCCGTCCTCGCGGTTCCCACGGCTCAGCCACCATCAGTACGAGAACACCGTCCGCGACCTCCTGCGGCTCGACTCGACGAACGGCATCACCGACGCGTACCTCGGCGACGCGACCTCGACGACCTTCGACAACAACGGCAACGAGCTGTACGTCGGAGAGGCGCTCTGGGGCGATTACCAACGCGGCGCGGAAGCGCTCGCGCAGCAGGTGACGACCGACGCGACCGCGCTCGCGCGCATCGTCCCCGAGGGCGCGGGCACCGATCCCCGCGCGTTCGTCGAGGGGTTCGGTCTGCGCGCGCACCGTCGCCCGCTGACGTCGGGCGAGGTCGACGCGTACGTCGCGCTCTTCGCGCGTGGCGCGACGGCTTATCCGGAGATGGACACCTTCGCGGGCGGCGTGCGCGTGGTGCTCGAGGCGATGCTGCAGTCGCCGCACTTCCTCTATCGCGTGGAGCTCTCGACGGAGCGCGCCGGCGACGTCGTCCCGCTGAGCTCGTGGGAGATCGCGTCGCGCCTCTCCTATGCGCTCTGGGACACGATGCCCGACGACGCGCTGTTCGAGGCCGCGCGCGGAGACTCGCTCCGCGGTGAAGAGGGCATCCGCGCGCAGGCCGCGCGCATGCTCGCGGACGAGAACGCGACCGACACCGTCGCGGCGTTCCACTACCAGCTCCTCGACATGCCGAAGTACGAGGACGTGTCGCGCTCGACGATGCTCTTCCCCGAGTTCACCGAGTCGATGCGCGCGTCGATGGTGAACGAGACGCAGTCGTTCGTGCGCCACGTCATCTTCGAGGAGAACGCGGGCTTCTCGCGCCTGATGACGGCGCCGTACACGTTCGTCGACGCGGAGCTCGCGACGGTCTACGGCCTCGACGGCACCTACGACGACACGATGGAGCGCGTCGATCTCGACCCCGGGCAGCGCGGCGGCCTGCTGACGCAGATCGGCTTCCTCGCGTCGCACTCGTCGTCGACCGATCCCGACGCGATCCACCGCGGCGTGTTCGTGAACCACCGCATCCTCTGCGCGCCGCTGCCGCCGCCGCCGATGATGGTCCCGCCGCTCCCCGCCGACGAGAGCGGTGCGCTCACGATGCGCGAGCGCATCGACGCGCACACCGGCCCGGGCACGTGCGGCGCGGGCTGTCACGGCACGATGATCAACCCGATCGGCTTCGCGTTCGAGCACTACGACGCGCTCGGCCGCTGGCGCGAGGAGGATCGCGGTCAGCCCGTCGACGCCAGCGCCGAGTACGCGTTCGACGGCACGATCGTCGACTACGAGGACGCGGTCGCGCTCTCGGGCGTCATCGCCGAGCAGCCGATGGCGCACCGCTGTTACGTGCGGCACTGGCTCGAGTACACGTACGGCCGTCCGCCGTCGGCGCGCGACGCCGCGGTGCTCGCGCGCGTCGGCGACGCGTCGATCGACGACGATCTCTCGGTGCAGGAGATCCTGATCGAGCTCGTCGCGAGCCAGGGCTTCCGCACCCGTTCCACCACCGAGCTCGAGGACTGA
- a CDS encoding 1,2-dihydroxy-3-keto-5-methylthiopentene dioxygenase, whose translation MKAFWLDDHGAIDGDTLRAEGVHHDHHDVGAHDAPLAALMREHRYVERDQVELRPTTPDLDALLAKFDREHTHDEDEVRYVLEGEAIFDIRSRDDRWMRVVVSEGDLIVVPKQRHHRFELGATRTVRAVRLFQDRKGWVPKYR comes from the coding sequence ATGAAGGCGTTCTGGCTCGACGACCACGGCGCGATCGACGGCGACACGCTGCGCGCCGAGGGCGTGCACCACGATCACCACGACGTCGGCGCGCACGACGCGCCGCTCGCCGCGCTCATGCGCGAGCACCGCTACGTCGAGCGCGACCAGGTCGAGCTGCGCCCGACGACGCCCGACCTCGACGCGCTGCTCGCGAAGTTCGATCGCGAGCACACGCACGACGAGGACGAGGTCCGCTACGTGCTCGAGGGCGAAGCGATCTTCGACATCCGCTCGCGCGACGATCGCTGGATGCGCGTGGTGGTGAGCGAGGGGGACCTCATCGTGGTCCCGAAGCAGCGCCACCACCGCTTCGAGCTCGGCGCGACGCGCACGGTGCGCGCGGTCCGCCTGTTCCAGGACCGCAAGGGCTGGGTCCCGAAGTACCGCTGA
- the mtnB gene encoding methylthioribulose 1-phosphate dehydratase, translated as MRSGDEILRAGTDVRAVLCELCRRFHALGWASGTGGGISIREGERVWVAPSGVHKELVAEEDLFAIDLDGALVVPPRDPALRPSACTPLFLHAYRLREAGAVIHSHGKSAMLATLLGGDALRISRLEMIKGLAGHGYRDEVVVPILENTDREEELADTLEAAIRAHPRTHAVLVRAHGVYVWGRDWRQAKAHAEVYDYLFDVYVRMRELGVSR; from the coding sequence ATGCGATCGGGCGACGAGATCCTGCGCGCCGGCACCGACGTGCGCGCCGTGCTCTGCGAGCTGTGCCGCCGCTTCCACGCGCTCGGCTGGGCGTCGGGCACCGGCGGCGGGATCAGCATCCGCGAGGGCGAGCGCGTGTGGGTCGCGCCGAGCGGCGTGCACAAGGAACTGGTCGCCGAGGAGGATCTCTTCGCGATCGATCTCGACGGCGCGCTCGTAGTGCCGCCGCGCGATCCCGCGCTACGCCCGAGCGCGTGCACGCCGCTGTTCCTCCACGCGTACCGGCTGCGCGAGGCGGGCGCGGTGATCCACTCGCACGGCAAGAGCGCGATGCTCGCGACGCTGCTCGGGGGCGACGCGCTCCGCATCTCGCGGCTCGAGATGATCAAGGGCCTCGCGGGGCACGGCTATCGCGACGAGGTCGTGGTGCCGATCCTCGAGAACACCGATCGCGAAGAGGAGCTCGCGGACACGCTCGAGGCTGCGATCCGCGCGCACCCGCGCACGCACGCCGTGCTGGTGCGCGCGCACGGCGTGTACGTGTGGGGCCGCGACTGGCGCCAGGCGAAGGCGCACGCCGAGGTCTACGACTACCTGTTCGACGTGTACGTGCGCATGCGCGAGCTCGGGGTGTCGCGATGA
- a CDS encoding pyridoxal phosphate-dependent aminotransferase — MRRPLDSTLSPHVRGMMTSPAVRIADRCDAMRARGDNVYKLVLGQSPFPIPDRMVDALRVAAAEKEYLPAQGLPALRRAIAAHVERRLGVDRTGEDVLVGPGSKELVFLLQIAFNGDLLIPTPAWVSYVPQARVLGREVVMLPTRREDQYLLRPDDLAAVCERGGDRPRLLVLNYPSNPTGLTYRADELRELARVAQKHGVLLLADEIYAELHHKGQHASIARWYPEGTILSTGISKWLGAGGWRLGAFVFPQELRGLLDAMACVASETYTSTSAPVQHAAVVAFEGGEDIDRYLQQVRRVLAALGRWSARRLVAAGIDCAQPVGAFYVFPDFGGVGGAMRARGITTSTGLCEALLDETGVALLPGSVFGRPEEELTARLAYVDFDGARALSAVSVIPREQPLDETFLRRHCARVVEAVERIVGWVRR; from the coding sequence ATGAGACGTCCGCTCGACTCGACGCTGAGCCCGCACGTGCGCGGGATGATGACCTCGCCCGCGGTGCGCATCGCGGATCGCTGCGACGCGATGCGCGCGCGCGGCGACAACGTGTACAAGCTCGTGCTCGGGCAGTCGCCGTTTCCGATCCCGGATCGCATGGTCGATGCGCTGCGCGTCGCAGCAGCGGAGAAGGAATACCTGCCCGCGCAGGGCCTGCCCGCGCTGCGTCGCGCGATCGCGGCGCACGTCGAGCGCAGGCTCGGCGTCGATCGCACCGGCGAGGACGTGCTGGTCGGACCGGGCAGCAAGGAGCTCGTCTTCCTCCTACAGATCGCGTTCAACGGCGACCTGCTGATCCCGACGCCCGCGTGGGTCTCGTACGTGCCGCAGGCGCGCGTGCTCGGACGCGAGGTCGTGATGCTCCCGACGCGGCGCGAGGATCAGTACCTGCTGCGCCCGGACGATCTCGCGGCGGTGTGCGAGCGCGGCGGCGATCGACCGCGCCTGCTGGTGCTCAACTATCCGAGCAACCCGACGGGCCTCACGTACCGCGCCGACGAGCTGCGCGAGCTCGCGCGCGTCGCGCAGAAGCACGGTGTGCTGCTGCTCGCCGACGAGATCTACGCGGAGCTGCACCACAAGGGGCAGCACGCGTCCATCGCGCGCTGGTATCCCGAGGGCACGATCCTCTCGACCGGGATCTCGAAGTGGCTCGGCGCAGGTGGCTGGCGGCTCGGCGCGTTCGTGTTCCCGCAGGAGCTGCGCGGTCTGCTCGACGCGATGGCGTGCGTCGCGAGCGAGACGTACACGTCGACGTCGGCGCCGGTGCAGCACGCGGCGGTCGTCGCGTTCGAGGGCGGCGAGGACATCGATCGCTACCTGCAGCAGGTGCGGCGCGTGCTCGCGGCGCTCGGTCGATGGAGCGCGCGACGGCTGGTCGCGGCGGGCATCGACTGCGCGCAGCCCGTCGGCGCGTTCTACGTGTTCCCGGACTTCGGTGGCGTGGGCGGCGCGATGCGCGCGCGAGGGATCACGACGAGCACCGGGTTGTGCGAGGCGCTGCTCGACGAGACGGGCGTCGCGCTGCTGCCGGGATCGGTGTTCGGTCGTCCCGAGGAGGAGCTGACGGCGCGCCTCGCGTACGTCGACTTCGACGGAGCGCGCGCGCTGTCGGCGGTGAGCGTGATCCCGCGCGAGCAGCCGCTGGACGAGACGTTCCTGCGGCGCCACTGCGCGCGGGTGGTCGAAGCGGTCGAACGGATCGTGGGGTGGGTTCGCAGGTGA
- a CDS encoding NAD(P)H-quinone oxidoreductase, with translation MTSTTIQTRAVVITGAGDVDVLTIAERAMHGPGPGEILVRVSAAGVNRADLLQRRGLYPAPPGAPADVPGLEYAGHVEALGDGVIDWKIGDRVMGIVAGGGMSTHVVVHAREAIPVPRGMSIEDAAAIPEVFLTTWDALFLQAEMRAGQVVLVHAAGSGIGTAAIQLARAVSAIPVGTSRTREKLERCKALGLAHAIEVPPKTEPAFAAALEREVGRGADVILDSVGASYLDENVRALATKGTIVVIGMLGGVNGSLPMAVLLARRARVIGTVLRARALEEKATLARIFAREAVPLFERGVLKPVVGDVMPMERIADAHRAMERDETFGKIVMRW, from the coding sequence ATGACGAGCACCACGATCCAGACACGCGCGGTCGTCATCACGGGCGCGGGCGACGTCGACGTCCTCACGATCGCGGAGCGCGCGATGCACGGGCCCGGGCCCGGCGAGATCCTGGTGCGCGTCAGCGCCGCAGGGGTCAACCGCGCCGACCTCCTGCAGCGACGTGGGCTCTATCCCGCGCCGCCCGGTGCGCCCGCCGACGTGCCGGGGCTCGAGTACGCGGGCCACGTCGAGGCGCTGGGCGACGGCGTGATCGACTGGAAGATCGGCGATCGCGTGATGGGCATCGTCGCGGGCGGCGGCATGAGCACGCACGTCGTGGTGCACGCGCGCGAGGCGATCCCGGTGCCGAGGGGGATGTCGATCGAGGACGCGGCCGCGATCCCCGAGGTGTTCCTCACGACGTGGGACGCGCTCTTCCTGCAGGCCGAGATGCGCGCAGGTCAGGTCGTCCTGGTGCACGCGGCGGGCAGCGGGATCGGCACTGCGGCGATCCAGCTCGCGCGCGCGGTGAGCGCGATCCCGGTGGGCACGTCGCGCACGCGCGAGAAGCTCGAGCGCTGCAAGGCGCTCGGCCTCGCCCACGCGATCGAGGTGCCGCCGAAGACCGAGCCGGCATTCGCGGCTGCGCTGGAGCGCGAGGTCGGTCGCGGCGCCGACGTGATCCTCGACTCGGTGGGCGCGTCGTACCTCGACGAGAACGTCCGCGCGCTCGCGACGAAGGGCACGATCGTCGTGATCGGCATGCTCGGCGGCGTGAACGGCTCGCTGCCGATGGCGGTGCTCCTCGCGCGTCGCGCGCGGGTGATCGGGACCGTGCTGCGCGCGCGTGCGCTCGAGGAGAAGGCGACGCTCGCGCGCATCTTCGCGCGCGAGGCGGTGCCGCTCTTCGAGCGCGGCGTGCTGAAGCCGGTCGTCGGCGACGTGATGCCGATGGAACGGATCGCCGATGCGCATCGCGCGATGGAGCGCGACGAGACGTTCGGAAAGATCGTCATGCGCTGGTGA